agcaatgtgtgagggctttcgaacattgtaggccggtcatcgcaattgatggcacgttcttgaccggacaatacaagggcaccttgttggttgcgatagcaagtgatgccaataaccgggtgttgccattggcatttgctttggttgaggtggaaaacaatgacaactgggagtggtttctgcatcttttgaggacgaaggtgttacccgctcaaaggaaaatttgtgtcatatcggatcagaatcaaggaattcttaacgctgtggagattgacattcccgggcatgctccgttgcaccatcgatggtgcatgaggcacttttgttcgaacttctatagggcatgtggccttaaggagttggccgatgatcttcaagattgttgtctcgctttctccgataagcgcttcgccactttgtacaacaaattgctcgcacacaaaaaacttgatcccgggggtcaagattttctcaataggcacattcaataccggaacaagtgggcacgtgcttttgatgaagatggccgtagatacggtcaaatgacaagcaatatggccgaatgcttcaatagggtgctcaaaggtgcacgtggattacccgtgacggaaatagttcaatacacatttgacaagatgaatgcGCACTTTGTAAAGTACTCGATGGAAACCGATGCACAGATAGCGGGTGAGAACCCACGGAAGTACAAGTACAAGTTCCCACCCAAAGTTGATGAATGGTTGGTATTTCAATCACGGAAGGCGGACTTAGAAGAAGCTATATTATATGACAACGAAGAGTGGAAGTACGAAGTGAAAGAGCCAGGAGGAACCACAAACGATGGGCGGCAACATGGAGGTCGGGCTTTCAAGGTGTCGTTAACACAATGTGATTGCACTTGCGGGAGGCCATTGTTGCTTCATCTCCCATGCTCACATTTGTATGCCGCCGGTCGCGTTAGGAATGTGGACATCAATCACCCACGCACCGTGAGGGAGTCGGAGTTCTCAATCATGACGGTCAAGAAAACATGGGCTCCCCGCTTTCACCCATACTTTGACCAATCACAATGGCCGGAGTATCATGGAGTTCAACTATGGCCGGATCCGGAGTTGAAGGTTGTTAAACGGGGTAGACGTAAGACAAAGCGTCTTAGAGGCGACATGGACGGATGGGGCCATGGTGGGCGCCGCGAAGCAGGCAACGAccaattccaagagcctcgtgagagctcccgttgtggggagtgcaaaggtcatggccacaataaaagaaaatgtacgaaaccaaggaaaaggtccaagaaaaatgatgcaagcacaagcCAACAAGGAGCTACATAaggtagccaacctagtggtagccaacctagtggtagccaacaagtgccaagccaacctagtggtagccaacctagtggtagccaacaagtgccaagccaacctagtggtagccaacctagtggtagccaacaagtgccaagccaaccaagtggtagccaacctagtggtagccaacaagtgccaaggcaaccaagtggtagccaacaagtgcctagccaaccaagtgttagccaaagaggatctaggcaacaaagaggtcggcaacttggacttacaagaggccgtggtggtggtagaggtggtggtggtggtctaggccgtggtggtggtagagctcgacgtggtggtaatggccgtggtgatggtctcggccttggtgatggtcttggccttggtggtggacttggccgtggtGATGGACAAGCGCAAGTTCGTTATAGAGGAATGTTTGGATACCTAGATGGACCGTTTCCATATGTTCCTCACTAACTATAATGTATCATATGTTCTTGTTTTTTCATatgttcttctttttcatatgtgcttccatttgttcttattgtccttactaaccattatgtttcactcattgtaggtatggcggcttcccaacccaacaaaccaacgatgaaggaggatggcgaagatgagatggcgggatggtgggagaaggctatgaagaagcttagagaggaggatgcagcgaagctaaagaagaagaaggaagaggagctTGAGAAGGAGAGGAAGCGAAAACAGACTGTGGTAAATGCGATGCGCGCTAGGGAGCAAGCGTTGATGAGGAAAGTTGAGGAGGCACAGAAGAAGCGTCAACAGGATTTTGAAGAAAGAACCATGAAGCTTTGGGCAATTGCAGCTGAAAAAGAAGAGAGGGACAATCAGATATTCGTGGAGAGGGTGGTTAAGGAGGCTCACCTCATAAGAaaaagggaggaggaagaggaagaagagaggaagaagaagaagggaaaggggccttgctctacgcaatagagctatgtcatcctcttcgatttggttgtgaactactatgtctcctcttcgatttggttgtgaactactatgtgccgtgaactactatgtctcctcctcgatttggttgtaagaactactatgtgcggtgaactactatgtctcctcctcgatttggttgtaagaactactatgtgtcgtgaagtactatgtgttatgaactactatgtgtcgtgaagtacttCGTGCATATGTTCTTTTCACAGTTGTTTGCTTGCTATGTATCAATCCTACTTCACATCTGGGCGCTGCAATCTACAGTTGTTACTTACTATGTTTGCATATGCTAAAAAATTCACTAAGTCAAAGTGCAACGCCTAGCATCTGGGCGCTGCAATCTACCGTGTGGCGCCTAGCTGCTgtggctctctggatagctaAAAAATTCACTAAGTCCAAGTCCAAGTGCCTCAAACTGTAGGCCTACCTTCTGTTGTGTCTGCATAGCtacagacctgtgcagcgcctagcttggaggcgccacactgtatagtgcagcgcctgcgagctaggcgttgcactgtagagtgtggcgcctccaagctaggcgttgtacaaacacttagcgaatttttgcctcaaactggaggcctaccttctgttgctctctggatagctacagacctgtgcagcgtctagcctggaggcgccacactctacagtgcaatgcctagctcgcaggcgctgcactgtagagtgtggcgcctccaagctaggcgctgcacaggtctgtagctatccagagagcaacagaaggtatggcaagttacagacctgtgcagcgcctagctcggaggcgccacactgtacagtgcagcgcctgcgagctaggcgttgcactgtagagtgtggcgcccgcaggctaggcgctgcacaaacacttggcaaattttttgcctcaaactggaggcctaccttctgtggttctctggatagctacagacctgtgcagcgcctagcttggaggcgccacactgtacACTGCAGCGCCTgtgagctaggcgttgcactgtagagtgtggcgcctccaagctaggcgctgcacgggtctgtagctatccagacagcaacagaaggtatggcaagttacaaacctgtgcaacgcctagcttggaggcgccatactatacagtgcagcgcctgcgagctaggcgttgcaccgtatagtgtggcgcccccgggctaggcgctgcacaaacacttagcaaATTTTTTGCCTCAAATTGGAGGCCTACCTTCTGTGCCTCCTCCCCCCCTCCACTGGGTCATTTTCAGCCACAGTTCAACAATTCGTATAAGAAACATTAAGGTTCAAAAAGGATTCACCACAGACATCATTTCTTAGAAAGGACCATCACAATAAGTTCAAATTTAACATAGAGCTaccaccactccaagttcaacgacataacaaaTTCCACATTACAGGTACgaccactccaagttcaacgacataacaaaTTCCACCCTAAGTTCTACATTATAAAAAAATGACGATGACTAGTGCTTTCCACGCTTGCTGGCTCCTCCCCCCTCTTGACGCTTATCTTATTCACCTTCCTAGGAAGAGGAACCCGCTctggctccggctccggctccggctctggttcgacatcgtcatccaaatagtcatccaaagtcgccatccgcgaggtgccgaccgtccttttgcctctttgggtgaagtcttcaggtgtgtacttgttgattcccttcctaggcttcaactcgtatgcagaccgagcctggtacgtccccaaggtcatatcatcagcaacctatgcatcaacaaaagatatggaaagaccgtgtgtgaggatatagttagcaatgcatcaacaaatggatatatatcgtcatgacatacctcttgggtgaccaCACCCACATCCTCATCCTCGAAAGGTTCACCATGGCTCTGCCCCGAAGCGGGATCTGATGGTGTCGCCGACCTAGACCGTTCTGGTGATACATACTCGGGGTCACGACAACCGAAAAGGTTTGATAGCCGCCTTAACTTTTGGCCCTGACACTGCAACATATACAAGTGAATGAGACATGGAACGTACCAACAAATGTTAAGTGCTAGTTTGAAGGAGATGTGAACCTTAATGAATGCTCGAAGTGCACCTTCCCCATCGCTTTTGCCAGCCGGGGTTGTTTCCAGAATAGTCTCGGTCTCATCAACTGCTTTCTTGATCTGGGCACGCTATGAACAGAAACTGTATCAAAGTGTAAGGCCCTAGAAGATGTGAATAGTGCGAATGGAAAAGCAAAAAGGGCTAACCACAAAGTTCATCATTGGAGCTGAAGGGATCACTGAGTTGCCTTTCCTGACTAATGCGTTGTACTGGTGCTGGGCTACCTCATCAAAAACGGTGGGTTCTTCCAGAATCTCCTCAGCATACGCCGGCTGGCATACCTCCACGTGGGTACTTGCAAGAAACCATGTGAGATAGTTGTTGAACGCGATCGGGCAGTGCTCATGAAGCTGGGCTCGTTTTCCAGCCCTTGCTTGCTCCACACTAAGAGCGAACTGCACGACATACTTCCTGTGATGCTTGGCCCAATCCTTGATCTTCCGCTGCTTTTTCCTATCCAACCTGCAAGTTAGAAACAGAATATTAGCATCATCGAAACCGTCGAGAAGCTGCTAAGTGCTCAAGGTTAATTATATCTTACGCGTGTAGCAACTTGTCCGTGTCCTCCCACtccggcgggtgtggctggaacaaaccaaactggcggaacacccgatgtggcaggtgaagctcaaccgcccagttgcatatcagtgggcaccgCATATGCCAGAGATCCCTATCCCTAATGCACATCGGATTCAGCGTGAACTCTATAGGGTTACCAAAACTCTCTCCTTTTCCATACGGCTCCCATTCCACCTGCAAAATTGGATTGAATGCAAAATTGATATCGAGTTACGATACAAGCATGATAATCACTTATGCAATGTCGGTTCACCTGCTCAGGCGTGATCGCGTCCAGCTCGCTCTTGTACAACTTGTACATTACCGAGGGATCATCCGTCGTCTCATTtaacacatcccacttgtaagTTCAAGTGGGGAGCCGTAGTGGGTCGTCTTTATCGTCTCAATCCTCGTACT
This genomic window from Aegilops tauschii subsp. strangulata cultivar AL8/78 chromosome 4, Aet v6.0, whole genome shotgun sequence contains:
- the LOC120962985 gene encoding serine/threonine-protein phosphatase 7 long form homolog, which produces MYKLYKSELDAITPEQVEWEPYGKGESFGNPIEFTLNPMCIRDRDLWHMRCPLICNWAVELHLPHRVFRQFGLFQPHPPEWEDTDKLLHALDRKKQRKIKDWAKHHRKYVVQFALSVEQARAGKRAQLHEHCPIAFNNYLTWFLASTHVEVCQPAYAEEILEEPTVFDEVAQHQYNALVRKGNSVIPSAPMMNFVIKKAVDETETILETTPAGKSDGEVSGPKVKAAIKPFRLS